The Fusarium poae strain DAOMC 252244 chromosome 2, whole genome shotgun sequence nucleotide sequence TCTTTGACCACTTTCGTCTTTCCATCGTTCTCACAGTTACATAGCATACCGAAAGTTTAGAACATTCGGAAAAGGcgctttcttttttcctttcctaCTTTCTTTCCCCAAGCGACGATCCCTTTAAACTAGATATTGTTCCTACGACTTGCGACTCACGCGACCCGCAATCTGTCCCATTCACTTTGGTATCTCCCAACACTTCCCCATCGTCAGCATGGCTAGCAAAGCCGCCACCAAGCGTGTATGTATGATTGATCTTGTAATCGAATGCGCTGTACTGATTATTGTTATTAGTTGACACGCGAATACAAAACCATCTCTGAGAACCCCCCTCCTTATATCGTTGCCCATCCTTCCGAGTCAAACATCCTGGAGTACGTTACGTCACGTTTGAATCTCTCAATCGCGAGTTGCTGACAGTGTTACCAGATGGCATTATATTATCACCGGCCCTGAGGACACACCGTATCACGGCGGTCAGTACTGGGGTACTCTCATGTTCCCCCCGAACTATCCCTTTGCCCCTCCCGCCATTCGCATGCACACACCCTCCGGCCGATTCCAGCCCTCAACGCGACTATGCCTCTCGATTTCCGATTTCCACCCAAAGTCTTTCAACCCGGCATGGGAAGTCTCAACCATTTTAATCGGATTACTGTCATTCATGACAAGTGAAGAAATGACAACTGGTTCTGTTTCTTGCACAGCTGCCGAACGAAAATTACTTGCTGCTCGATCGCGTTGGTGGAACTCGACTGGCGGTGGCTCCAGCTTGAAGGGTAACCCAGCGAACAAGGGCAATGTCAAGGCTGGTGATGGCGGCGCCAAGTTCAGAGCAGAATGGCCcgaggttgatgttgagaacTGGGAGTGGATgaccaagaacaaggttgACCCTGTTTCGGGCAGCCGATTAGACGCCGATAACAACGGATCTTGTCGACCACAGCTGGGCATCTCAGGGACCAGCGGACATCAAACACAAGCCGTCGTCGATGTTGTCAACCAACAAAGAGATGCGAGCACAGGATGGATATACCGCAACAAACTCCTTGTTGCTGGTGCGGCCATCTTCTTTTACGTCCTTGTCGCCAGGATCATTACCGGCGACGAGTAATCTAGGGTTATACTAATGCGATGGAGTTTATGTTTGTACCCAGCGCTGGGATTTTTAATTTGTCAATGGCGGACTGGTGGGCGCAACGTGATTCAACAAGCCATACACCTGTAACTCACGTCTTAGTATGGCGTTCAGGGCATGTTCAGCAAATGCTTTGATTGTTTAGTTTGCTGATGATCTGCTTTGACGAGCAGGATTAGAGCAGCAACTAGCCGACAGGTAGATAGTAGTGATTAATACAGCATGTAGACTTATGCAAGCCGTGTGATTTCAGGTTCAGCTCTGATGCAAGGGATTCGATCGTGAGTCAATCAAAAACATGGTGATGTAGGCAGCCATGCTGTAGGCAACCAACATGAGATCTGCAGACAATGGATCATCAATGTCAGCCTATAAGCGTAAACGCAAACAATGTGAGTAGGATATCGGAAGCCGGATGGCTGCTTCTTGATGACTGCAACGCTCGAGCCTGTCCCGTTTGCTGAGTGACGAGAGTGGACCGGGAGGTTCAGATTGTTGACTGCGCTAAACCAACTACTGCTAGGTCCTCTAAACCTTAGTGGACCTACTACCTGCGGGGAGGCTTCAAGAAAAATTGTGACGAAAGCCCCAATTTTTGTTACCTTGCGACTCGCTCCATCCTTTGGAAGCCGTTGGAAGCAAACCACAAGCAGCACAGCAACGCACCTTGAACCAAActcgacatcatcatcatcacccgGTGGTGAAAACCTTCGAGCATAATTCCTCCTCATCTAAAACTCTTCCCCACCGCCCTCAAGGTTATTTCTCAAAACCTTGATCTATTTTACACTCATTTCTTAATCCACCTTCCTTGAACCTATTTTTCCCATCCAATACAAGCTGCTCCTGGTTGAGCTCCTGCTCTCCGCACAAAATACAGTTGCACCTGGACCCTCATTTCTAGTGCTTCGCCAGTTCGCACCTCCGATTAACGGACACGATATTTCGAGCCCAGATTCGACAACAGGGCACATCAGTTACCTCGAACGACGACTGCTCTCCATGCCTCTTCCTCTAGATCCGTAGAACCTCCCTCCGAATCCTCAGTCGAGGTCTGGGccactgtcactgtcactgtcactgccATTGCCCACCTCCCCCTCCCTGTTCGTCGATAACTTCCACCCCGCCGAATCGTCAACGATCCCGCCTATGAAATGGCGCCCCAAAACGGCAAGCCTCACAACGGCAACAACTCGAAGCCTCGTCGACCTGGAGAGAGCAAGCTTGCTCAATCCTCCAAGCCTCTCCCGGCTATCCCACTGCCTTATGTGAAGCGTCAGGCAGCTCGGGCTAATGCTGCCTCTGCCGCGACTCAGAAACCTGATGCGCCTTCACCCTCCGAATTGAAGCTCACAAATGGCAATGCACCTGTTGAGGTCAAAAAGGCTGGGCCTGTAGCTTCAGCTGCAGAACCTAGCTCGGTGTCTAGCCCTGTTTCGACTTCAGCTTCCAAAGCTTCCAAAGACACCAAGGTTGATAGTGCCCCAAAGTCAAAGAACGATACTTCCAACCTTGTCACTTCGCACAATGTTTCTGGTACGTGTAAAAGCACAAAGTTTGGTCCCTATGAACCTTGCAGTAAACTCACTAATGGTTTCCCATATATAGTCGCATCTGTCTCCGAGCATCCCACCACCCAGAACGAAAACACCCACAAAAATCCTGCGGTCTCAGACCGTGCCGATCAGCCCACCATCAACCAGATTGATATTGGACCAATCGACAACACCACTGACAAAATGGAGCCAAACGGTGCCGCGAGCAAGGCTGAAACCAAACCTCAAGATGGTGAAGCGCCTCAAAATTCTCAAGACCATCTCGACGCTCAAAGCCCCACTACAGACAACCAAAACCTTCCCAAGATGAAATCCCGACCTCCCCCAGGTGTCCCTCATGGCCGATACCAGATGCCTCCTGCTTTCCAACCTTCTGGCCGTCCTGTTGGACCAACTGCGAACGGTGATATGCGTGGCCCTCGACCTCTGTTGCCTAATGGCCCGCCTCTTCACCAGTCCCATCATAGCAACGGTAGCGTCCACTTCGGCGCGTTCCATGGCTCGACAAGCTCATCTCCAGCTCCTTTGTCAGGAGGTATCGCCCCTCCTCCTGGTATGCTGGCACACAATGGTCAACTTCCCTACATGCCTCCCGGTACCAACGGTTTCTCTCACATGATGCCCTACAGACCGGAACATGTTACTGTCACGACTACCGATAACTTCGGTAGACCCACGATGGCTTATGCACCGTTGGAACCATTCCCCCCACACAGCTATCATGATTCACAGACATCCGGCCTTCCAGACGATTTCGGCGGTTACAACCATTTCGCTTCACCAGTGCCAAACGGCGTTTCTGGCCCAGGGGAAGACAGCCAGTCGCCAAACTATGCAGGCAGAATGTTTGGAGGTCATGACTACCCACAGATGATGCCGAATACCGGTCCTCCCCCACCCATGATGCCTGAGATGGATGACGCCGAGGGTCTCATTGATCATTTCCAGCGACAGTTTTCAATGCCCGAGTTCGCCGATTGTTCCTTGGAGCTTCAAttcaagaaaagaagaattCAACCATTCCGTATTCCTGGTCACCGGATTGTCTTGTCACGCAGCCCTGAGCTCGCAGGCGCAATGTTACAGGGTCTTTCGCAGCCCAGCAGTGGTACACAGCTCCCCATTCTTCTTGTTGAAACAGAGAGTAAATGGATTCAACCTGATCCGTTCTACCATGCTGTCCAGCGCCTTTATGGACTGCCTCTGCTCAACCCAGCTTCTGTCAACATGAACCAGGGCACCACAGTCGATGCCGGGTTACTGACGGAACGTTTTGATTTTGCTCTTGGGTATGCTGCCTCTGGCCACTTCCTCCGCTATGATGCAGTCACTCGACATGGCTGTCGGCTGGCCATGGAGCTGTTGGATATGCAGACGGTGGAAAAGGCCCTGGAGTTCGCACTAGAGGGACATCGAGATGAGGGTACCCATGACGTGTTCAACTATGGTGTCGGATCTCGAGTAATTCTTGGGGGGATTGTGTCTTTCatcgtcaacaacatccaCCACACCTTCAAACTCGACACTTCAGTTACTGACCCGTTGCACTACGCTCGTCTCCCAGCCCAAGCCACCCTGGCTAGCAACACAAACCGGAAGCTCTCACCCCCACCCATCGCCAGAGGAACTTCAGTCCACTTGAAGGGGCGTCGCTCTCAGCAAATTTCCGGTATCCAGTTTGGTGACCTTTCCTCCACGGAAAGCGTCATGTCACCAGGTTCGGACGCCTCGGGCTCATCTCAGCCACAGCGAACCTCGCTCCATGCTATCCTTTCTCGCATTCTTCTCAACCTTCCTTTCGAAACACTCAAGTTGTTACTGGAAAGCGTGAACAGAAATAGGAATGCCTGGCCCAACGCAGAAGCTGTGTTCCGCGCGGTCAAGGATACAGTGACCGAGAGAGAGCGACGTCGACTTCAGATTGTGGAGATGGTTAAGAATCGTGAGATCCCGCAATGGGAAGTCGTTTCCAACCATCTTTCTAGCCCAGAGCCACGCAACTACATTGGTCCTTGGGGTGCTTTGGGCTGGCAGGAAGAGGTGGTTGCTTTTGCATCACAGAGCCCAGCTCTTAGCCGAACTTGGACTCCTCTGGCAAACCCCCAGGTGGCGACTCAAGCAGCGTATCCTTGAAACCGACTTGGTGCTGAATTTTCTTTTCGATTTGATGGATGATATTATGGGTTATGGACTGATGAAAAAGATGACATCATCTCCACTGCCAGCTACGTGTTAGTACACATAGGTACTTAAGTATCAGAGCCTTGGGTACGCAAATGCGTTCTAACTACTCTcgtttttttattatttgaaaaacaaaaagagtCGTGCTTGAGGAATCCTTTGACGAGGTTATCTTGCAGCAATACGATGCGCTTGGGAGACTTTTGGTTGATTGACGGCGTTGAGGGGCATGTCAACATTGGGGACTTTGAAGCGAGGAATGTTTTTAATGACTAGGACTTTGGGGATCGCGGGCACTCAGGGAAAGggcaaaaaaagaagaagaaaccaAAAAGTACCTGTTTAATGATTTTGTTTTTCATGCATGTCAGGACTCTGAAGCGGTGGTTCACTCTCACTCGTCCTGGCATCAGGGTCTTGGGGCATGATTAGGAGGGTTATGATGAATGACAAGTGACTTGACTATGGCATCGAATGGAGTATGCGTCTTTGTGTCTCTTGACTTTAAGAGATGACATGGTATTAGGTAGCATCTCTAAGAATGGTTTAATACCCAAGATTAAGATTCATGTGAATGTCCAGTGCATGACGCTGTAAATCATGAGAGATCTAACTAATCCTTAGTCTAATTGAACCGAAATGTTGAAGAATTTCCATgtgatggtgtcgtctttgagTACCTATGGAGAGAATCCGAGGGCGGGGAACCCCTGTCATTCAGATCCATAAGGGCAATATCGTTCATCTTTATTCGTTGAAGAGCATGACTTTAATTAACTGGGACAATCTTAGCAGGGTCTTGATGTCAAAGCCGAGGTCGACAATCTCCACTTTACGTCGTCTTGCTCATTTCCAGGTTCTTGTTCCTGTTGTCACCTTCCATCATCCCTTGTTCCTTATCTCtccctccatcatcatcaaatgtGATAGTATCAATCTGGATAATCAGCATTTCCGCTGTTCAGATCCTCATCTTGTGATTTTTCTTTACTCTTGATGCCGTCTGAAGCTATTTCTCGAATGCGCCACTGGAGCTCAGCTCGTGGAACTGCGCACACGCCATCGCGAACATAATACACCATCATTTCAATTAACCGACAATCATAATACAACACACCGCTCCTTTACCAAACCATGGACTACTCCATCTCTTCAAGCGATGCTTCGAGCTCGCGATCTTCTAGATCATCCGCTGCTACAAACGACCCTGTTCTTCGCAACACGTTGCGTTATACCATTTCGGCACACGAATATGCTGCTTTgcataaatatattatttcaCGATCGCGTGTGCTTCGTcgatcaacaccaacaccgaATCGCGTGGAAAAGGCGCTCAAACCACCGAAAGGAGGGGATGATTATAATGCTAGGACTATTCGTCATGCGCTGAGGGTGTTTGTCATGACGTTTATGGGTATGAAGGGATGGGATGCAGTTGCAAAGAGGATGGGCAAAGAAGAGTGAGTTACCATTCACCAAGTATTGATATATATGGCTAATACCGTCTGACAGAGTCAATGCGAGTGGGCAAAAGAAACCCTTTTACAAGTCTCCAGCCCTGAGACTATCTATTTCTCTTTCTACTATTCTTCTCCTCTACAGGATTCTCTTTAGATTCTTTACGCGACTGCGCTTTCATCTACTCGATCCTCAAGTCGCCCCCTTCCGTTCGCGCAATCCCCGAACTGCAGCAATCCTAACATCAACGTCTGCGCCAGCCATTGGCGCATCCTTCGCTGGTCTCGCTCTGGGCATCTACCCAGCTCAAAAGATGCGAGTGACCATCGCCATCTACACCATCTTCCGAGCTTTGGAATTCGCATACAACTTTTGCGAAGCTGATGGTCTTATCTGGGGTAAAAAGAACGGCGTCAAGAGGGAGAGGCCTTGGTGGTTTGGAAGTTGGATGCTGCAACCTCTTGCTTTCGGACAGCTTTTCCATGCTGCTGTCTTTGATCGGGATTGTTTCCCTAAGCCATTTGGGGATTTGATCTTTAAGAGCTCGTCGGGTTATTTGCAATCGCGTCCTCAAGATTGGGCGTCTGGTCTTAAATGGCCTCAGACTTCTGAGATTGTTGACAGTTTGGCTCAAATGGCGCGTCTCAGCTGGCCGTAAGTAAACGCATTCACGATAAGAGACTCGTTACTGACTTGTAACTAGTGCTTATGTCTCTCCTACCTTGTTCCCTGGAAAGGAAGTTCTTCCTCCTAGTTTGAGTGCAATTGCGCCGTTAACATCTCGAGCGCACCCGCTTATTACTTCTCTGTCTTGCGCAACGCTTCACCCTGGAGACCCATCATGCGCTCGAACCTATCTGACCTTCTGGCTTCAATCTTTCCCGCCTTTTGCTCGTTTCTTTGTAGCAGTCTTTTCTGCACTTACAGTCATCCCTAAGTTTTCCACTCTTTACCATAACCCCCTTGCGACTCTGCAGCGCATTATTACCAAGGCCCTGCGCATGTCAACTTTCGCAACTGGTGCTCTTTCCACAGCCTGGGCGTCCATCTGCTTCTTCCAGCAATGGCTTCCCCGTCATGTCCTTGCGACCCAACGAGTGTTCCTCGGTGGCTTCTTCGCTGGTCTCTGGGCCTTTATTGAGCGAAAGAACGGCCGCGGTCTCTTCTTGTACAGCGCTCGCACTAGCGTCGACAGCCTTTGGAAGGTTGGTGTCAAGCGACGCTGGTGGAAGAGCATGAAGGGTGGTGATGTTTGGGTCTTTATGCTGGCTCTTATGATCACTGGTGTTGTCTACGAGAAGGATGCACAAGCAATTCGTGAGACCAACTGGCGAAAGGGTGTTAGTTGGCTTCAGGGTCAGGGTTTCAAGGATTGGGGcgctgaagaggatgaggaggacgaggacaGGGATAAGCTGGAGTAAGCGATGTGTGATGTTTGATGAAAGTAAGGTGTTGGGCGTATTTAGGGTTAGTATGGGAAATGGGAAAGGCATCGCAGAATGTCCTTTTGGTTTATGGTTATATATCGATCACTTAATGGTACATTTTTAATTTGGCAAAGCTGCAAAGGTCAGTGACGTATGAAGTGGTTAGAAGTGTGTCCCGCCTTCTCCTTTCTGCTTTCTATTCCTTTCTTTTACAATCTCTTAGGCTTTCGACCAGGCCTTCTTAATTTCCTCTAGGTTTCACcaaaggttaatctgtcCACGCAGACCAACTTATCAACAAATCTTGATATCTAAGGTTCTCTCAAGACTAGGTTTTCTAACCAAGGCGTGACTCATACGGCTTAAACTATGATATTGGTGACCTATAAAGGAAGCTTCTGTCGCGCTGTACAGACAGAAGCAACTTCTCCCTCTTGCAACTTCGATCAACCAACAAGTCAGCCAACCCCGGTCCATACCTTGTTGCAGATGGCCACTTTCCTAGGTCTCATACAACACAATGCCGGCTACCATCAAGATCAGCAAGAACAGCTACCCGGATAAGCTGCATTCTATTGCTATCCAGTAAGCTATCAAGCGTTGCAAGAATGCAGAGCAATTACTCTCTGCTCTCTATCAAGACTGGATGCTCTTCTTACCAACTCCTTCAGCAAGCTACGGGCCCAAGCAATTGGGTTATTAGTCTGTGCAGATACGAGCTGCCGAGACCTTTCTGGAGCTCTTACGACGGATCAGAGTGTCTTGCTGGAAAGAAAGCCCCGGTCGGCAGGTAAGCCGGCTGCAGACCCGGCGCCGCCCTCGGCCCATATGCCCAGGCCAAGGACATCGCCTTGCCCGAGGTGTCCGAATGAGTGTCAGAGTCTTATAACCCGCCTTCTGGGTGCCTTTTTGAAGTCCCTTACAGGACAGATGGGTTTGCTTGATGCCGCTTGGCAATAGCATCATCACTACAGTTCTGTTGCTCACAGGAATCTTCCCCAGCACACGAGAATGGGGATGTCGTCAGCCCTACACCCCTACTAGCACAGCGTACCTACCTTTCCAGACGATGCCCTCCCCAAAGCCAGTCCTTTGCTGTTGGTTTCAGAATGATCTGTCTTCCCGAGACAAGCCACCATGGGACACACCAGAGCAGTCCATAACACTCAAACAACTCCGAGCACCGCCTTGGATGAAAGACTCTACCAATTTGTTTTCATAACCTCACTGCGTGTACTATGACACCCCGACCCCATTCTCATTGGTTGGAGCCCTGTCGTCCCCCACGGAACTCTTGAATCACATCTTGTCATACCTTTACCATTTCTATGCCGGCAAATGATGACACGGCCTTCCAGATCATGTTGGGATTTCAATGGCAGCTATGAGCGGTGTTGCTGGTCACCCAGACCCAGCCCCTATCATTGCTGACCCATCCAATTTGCACTTCTTGTCACCTCGTGCCGAGTACGACAAAGATGTGGATCGAATGGGGGAAAGAACATGTCGCAAGACGAGAGACAAATCTGTGAACTGTGGCGAGCGTCCAGTCGTTTTTCGATGGCATGTCCCTTTGTTCTTTAACAATTGAGTTAATCAGTTCCATCTTTGTTTCGAGTTCATTGTCGGCAACACGAAATTCATTAAACGAAATAACCACTCTTGGGCAGTCAATTCTTCATCAACCCACAAAGACATCGAAACCCACAAAGACTTCAAAATGACTTCTGAAAACACACAAAACAACATTACATCGCGAGATGCCATCGAAGAGGCGATTCGCAGTTACCTGGATACATATCTAACAGCGCTCCAAGAGCTGAACAAGTTCCTGGAGTACCGAGTACGGGCTATCCCTGGCTGGCCTTGCGAGGTGATATCAAAGAGGACAAGAGTAGAGTGGTCGGATCGCGCTGCTCAGTGTTCCAAACAAGAAGAGCGGAATGATGTGTCCATGGGTGCCGGACCCTCCTCGTTTGCCTGCTGATGTGACCCGCCAGGAGGGACAAACCCTTGATCATAGGGGATAAACCCCGACACGTCTTGCGACTCAAATTCTTCTTCCCACATTGTAAAAAAAAGGGGGGGGGAGGGGGGACGTGGGCTCTTTGTGGCGAGGTCGGCGAGGGtgggtggtgatgatgacctCGATGAGGCCGCCGGGCATCGCCCCAGAGAGGACGATGGAGCCGACATGAGTCTGGTCGTCCACCAGGGTTCCGCTGGTCAAGGCACTACGGAGGACCCTGTCCTCCCTCCTTGAATAGGTTGActtttgttttctttgtcTCTTCAACGCTGTTGCTGAAGACACAAAACACTATATCGAAAACCGAGGAATGCCATGGATACGGCCCCGGAGGGTTTTGCATCCACATGTGTAGAATGATATAAGGCACTTACTTTGTTACTTTCATGGCTCACTCACTTACTTTCACATCAATGGTAGTCTTCATTTCATtcaatactttttatttttcataACCTGAAATGTCTGACCAGCAGACTTTCTAATTCAAGACGCCATCCGCTCTGACTCCGACAACAAACAAAAGAGAAATGTTACATGATCTGTCTGAGATTGATCCATGTTTTGGACCCTGAACGAGAAGGACCGTTTCCTGTCCTTCATCCCAGTCGGCGTCCTAAGTCGTCGATGAGGTTTCCATTTTGAAAGCTTAAGCCGTCAAAAAGAACAAACAAATGATCTCAGCAACAGACAAAACCCCCAGTTCAATTCTATCTCCAATCTAAACTCCAAAACTCCAAGAAACCAACCAGCCTGTCCATCAGCAACCCTATCAGCATCCCCATCGAGCCCCCTTACCCCCCGAATACTGCAAGGTCTGGGAAACTTAGGTCCATGGTAACTGaacagagagccaaatgtcgCCTACCCAGAGAATCTTGTTGAGCCCGAACGGATTCGGAAGATTCACTTTGACGACTAGACAGACACCTGCTGGACGTCCAGTCCCTTAGTTCATGGACGACTTCAGAATTGCAACGAGCACAAGTGTATATGTGCTCACAGCAACAAAGAACATGATGGTGTTAATCCAGATGAACACAAAGTCCCAAATACCATCTCCTGAATCCTCGCTCATCAGGTTTTCCTGATAGAGGAGGTCGAGGTCGGTCTCACTGTACGTTGGAGATCTAGGAGTGAAGGGCATCTGCACGACAAAGGTTCCATACCCAGTTGATGCGAACGTGGGAAACCGACTGGGGACAAAATCACCAGTGCCAGTAGTGGGAAGACTGAGGTCTTCGAGAAATCGAGGCGTATCTGCTGGGTGGCAGATGGTAGATGCGTTGGCCATTCCAGTAGTTGCAAGGGGAACAAACTCATCTTCCCATGGGGAATCGTCAGAGTCTGCTCTACCGATACCGAGAGATTCATCATCGCTGGAAGTATAGTCGTCAAAAGGACTGAGCTCTGGCTGCTGCCACATCCCTGGAGAGTCAGGGTGTTGAACAGTCACACATCGGAGTGCTGGAGCGCTCGCAGGACGAACAGCACCACGCTCACGAAGTGATAGCATAGGGGTGAGAGTATGGCAGAACTCGCTCTGTGTAGTCGAAGGTTCAGGCTCATACTCATGCTCATCATACCCATACTCGCTGTACTCAGACTCTGAATCCCAATCTGAATAATCGTCATCTTCCAAAGGTGATACATCAATGCTCGGAAAGAGTGATTGAAGTTCACTTATAGGGGAAATCTGGTTGGAATCAAACTCACCTCGTGAAAGTCCATTGTCCCGCTGCTCAGAACCAGCTGAGTCGGGACCAAGCACCTTTTCAACTTCCGCTAGCAAGTTTCTCCAAAACTCCCCAGGAGACATCTGCTGTTTGGTTTTGGGGACATAGTTGAAGTTCGAGATCCCGCTCATGTCGAATGATGAAGGGCGATTACCGCGAGGGCAGTTCTCGGAGAAGAGAAGTGGCCGTTCGGGAAGAGATTGGCGACGGAAGGGAAGAGGT carries:
- a CDS encoding hypothetical protein (TransMembrane:1 (i243-261o)~BUSCO:41417at5125); this translates as MASKAATKRLTREYKTISENPPPYIVAHPSESNILEWHYIITGPEDTPYHGGQYWGTLMFPPNYPFAPPAIRMHTPSGRFQPSTRLCLSISDFHPKSFNPAWEVSTILIGLLSFMTSEEMTTGSVSCTAAERKLLAARSRWWNSTGGGSSLKGNPANKGNVKAGDGGAKFRAEWPEVDVENWEWMTKNKVDPVSGSRLDADNNGSCRPQLGISGTSGHQTQAVVDVVNQQRDASTGWIYRNKLLVAGAAIFFYVLVARIITGDE
- a CDS encoding hypothetical protein (BUSCO:16406at5125), whose amino-acid sequence is MAPQNGKPHNGNNSKPRRPGESKLAQSSKPLPAIPLPYVKRQAARANAASAATQKPDAPSPSELKLTNGNAPVEVKKAGPVASAAEPSSVSSPVSTSASKASKDTKVDSAPKSKNDTSNLVTSHNVSVASVSEHPTTQNENTHKNPAVSDRADQPTINQIDIGPIDNTTDKMEPNGAASKAETKPQDGEAPQNSQDHLDAQSPTTDNQNLPKMKSRPPPGVPHGRYQMPPAFQPSGRPVGPTANGDMRGPRPLLPNGPPLHQSHHSNGSVHFGAFHGSTSSSPAPLSGGIAPPPGMLAHNGQLPYMPPGTNGFSHMMPYRPEHVTVTTTDNFGRPTMAYAPLEPFPPHSYHDSQTSGLPDDFGGYNHFASPVPNGVSGPGEDSQSPNYAGRMFGGHDYPQMMPNTGPPPPMMPEMDDAEGLIDHFQRQFSMPEFADCSLELQFKKRRIQPFRIPGHRIVLSRSPELAGAMLQGLSQPSSGTQLPILLVETESKWIQPDPFYHAVQRLYGLPLLNPASVNMNQGTTVDAGLLTERFDFALGYAASGHFLRYDAVTRHGCRLAMELLDMQTVEKALEFALEGHRDEGTHDVFNYGVGSRVILGGIVSFIVNNIHHTFKLDTSVTDPLHYARLPAQATLASNTNRKLSPPPIARGTSVHLKGRRSQQISGIQFGDLSSTESVMSPGSDASGSSQPQRTSLHAILSRILLNLPFETLKLLLESVNRNRNAWPNAEAVFRAVKDTVTERERRRLQIVEMVKNREIPQWEVVSNHLSSPEPRNYIGPWGALGWQEEVVAFASQSPALSRTWTPLANPQVATQAAYP
- a CDS encoding hypothetical protein (TransMembrane:7 (i125-146o169-192i236-256o372-393i413-432o438-455i491-507o)~BUSCO:23409at5125); its protein translation is MDYSISSSDASSSRSSRSSAATNDPVLRNTLRYTISAHEYAALHKYIISRSRVLRRSTPTPNRVEKALKPPKGGDDYNARTIRHALRVFVMTFMGMKGWDAVAKRMGKEEVNASGQKKPFYKSPALRLSISLSTILLLYRILFRFFTRLRFHLLDPQVAPFRSRNPRTAAILTSTSAPAIGASFAGLALGIYPAQKMRVTIAIYTIFRALEFAYNFCEADGLIWGKKNGVKRERPWWFGSWMLQPLAFGQLFHAAVFDRDCFPKPFGDLIFKSSSGYLQSRPQDWASGLKWPQTSEIVDSLAQMARLSWPAYVSPTLFPGKEVLPPSLSAIAPLTSRAHPLITSLSCATLHPGDPSCARTYLTFWLQSFPPFARFFVAVFSALTVIPKFSTLYHNPLATLQRIITKALRMSTFATGALSTAWASICFFQQWLPRHVLATQRVFLGGFFAGLWAFIERKNGRGLFLYSARTSVDSLWKVGVKRRWWKSMKGGDVWVFMLALMITGVVYEKDAQAIRETNWRKGVSWLQGQGFKDWGAEEDEEDEDRDKLE
- a CDS encoding hypothetical protein (TransMembrane:1 (o320-344i)), which gives rise to MSSSLRTGVQHYLEPLPFRRQSLPERPLLFSENCPRGNRPSSFDMSGISNFNYVPKTKQQMSPGEFWRNLLAEVEKVLGPDSAGSEQRDNGLSRGEFDSNQISPISELQSLFPSIDVSPLEDDDYSDWDSESEYSEYGYDEHEYEPEPSTTQSEFCHTLTPMLSLRERGAVRPASAPALRCVTVQHPDSPGMWQQPELSPFDDYTSSDDESLGIGRADSDDSPWEDEFVPLATTGMANASTICHPADTPRFLEDLSLPTTGTGDFVPSRFPTFASTGYGTFVVQMPFTPRSPTYSETDLDLLYQENLMSEDSGDGIWDFVFIWINTIMFFVAVSTYTLVLVAILKSSMN